Proteins co-encoded in one Gemmatimonadaceae bacterium genomic window:
- a CDS encoding biotin--[acetyl-CoA-carboxylase] ligase produces the protein MPVPASLASYDGVACDVILGRSGATSLLVVDRCRSTMDLCHALAADGAPHGSVVVAGAQAAGRGRSGKAWVSGEAAGVWASVLLRRSDGAPPGVLPLRVGIALADGLERLADVRIGLKWPNDLFAGGGKLAGVLTEARWRGDSLEWMVVGVGVNVTAPTPHGDGLVTASLGPQVTRADVLVAVVRAVLGAAARDGALDAAELATYAARDVATGRRVSSPLAGVVAGITPSGGLRVHDGAGESVAVAGSLVFVDNTEG, from the coding sequence ATGCCGGTCCCGGCGTCGCTCGCGTCGTACGATGGGGTTGCGTGCGACGTGATCCTGGGTCGGAGCGGCGCGACGTCGCTGCTGGTCGTGGACCGGTGTCGCAGCACGATGGATCTCTGCCACGCACTTGCCGCTGACGGCGCGCCGCACGGCAGCGTGGTGGTGGCAGGGGCTCAGGCCGCGGGCCGCGGACGCAGCGGAAAGGCATGGGTGTCCGGCGAGGCGGCGGGGGTCTGGGCGAGTGTGCTGCTTCGCCGGTCCGATGGAGCGCCCCCGGGCGTGTTGCCGCTGCGGGTGGGAATCGCACTCGCGGATGGACTCGAGCGGCTGGCCGACGTCCGCATCGGGCTCAAGTGGCCGAACGACCTGTTCGCTGGCGGCGGCAAGCTGGCCGGTGTGCTCACCGAGGCGCGGTGGCGTGGCGATTCGCTCGAGTGGATGGTGGTGGGCGTCGGCGTCAACGTCACCGCACCCACGCCGCACGGCGACGGTCTCGTCACGGCGAGCCTGGGCCCGCAGGTGACGCGGGCGGATGTGCTGGTGGCCGTGGTGCGCGCGGTGCTGGGTGCGGCGGCGCGAGACGGTGCGCTGGACGCCGCCGAACTGGCGACGTATGCGGCACGGGATGTCGCGACCGGTCGGCGGGTGTCGTCGCCGCTGGCGGGTGTCGTGGCCGGGATCACACCGTCGGGTGGCCTCCGGGTGCATGACGGTGCGGGGGAGTCTGTCGCCGTGGCGGGATCGCTGGTGTTCGTGGACAACACGGAGGGGTGA
- the uppP gene encoding undecaprenyl-diphosphatase UppP: MNVFQALVLGILQGLAEFLPISSSAHLSLAPVIFGWQDPGLAFDVALHLGTLAAVLWYFRAEWIALCRAGIEILRTRRVEGEVQWRAVFIVIATIPGAIGGLLLEEYAETVFRDPRLTAVALIVMGTLLWAADRFAKQERPLSGIRWTDALLIGLAQVCALIPGVSRSGSTMTAGRALGIDRTGAATFSFLMSMPITAAAAVLKVPEAVREGVTLPIIVGILASGISGWLAISVLLKYISTRSFGIFALYRWVLGIGVLVLLYSRNG; this comes from the coding sequence ATGAACGTCTTCCAAGCACTCGTCCTCGGCATCCTGCAGGGCCTCGCGGAGTTCCTCCCGATCAGCTCGTCCGCACACCTCAGCCTCGCGCCGGTCATCTTCGGCTGGCAGGATCCCGGACTCGCCTTCGACGTCGCACTGCATCTCGGCACCCTGGCCGCCGTGCTCTGGTACTTCCGCGCCGAGTGGATCGCCCTCTGCAGGGCCGGCATCGAGATCCTGCGGACACGACGCGTGGAGGGTGAGGTCCAGTGGCGTGCCGTCTTCATCGTGATCGCCACCATCCCCGGTGCGATCGGCGGCCTGCTGCTCGAGGAGTATGCCGAGACCGTGTTCCGGGATCCGCGGCTGACCGCCGTGGCGCTGATCGTCATGGGCACGCTGCTCTGGGCCGCCGACCGGTTCGCGAAGCAGGAGCGCCCGCTGAGCGGCATCCGCTGGACGGACGCGCTGCTGATCGGGCTGGCCCAGGTCTGTGCGCTGATCCCCGGCGTGTCGCGCAGCGGCTCGACGATGACGGCGGGACGTGCGCTGGGCATCGATCGCACCGGCGCCGCGACCTTCAGCTTCCTGATGTCGATGCCGATCACCGCCGCCGCCGCGGTGCTGAAGGTGCCGGAGGCGGTGCGCGAGGGTGTGACGCTGCCGATCATCGTCGGCATCCTCGCCTCCGGGATCAGTGGCTGGCTCGCCATCTCGGTGCTGCTCAAGTACATCTCGACGCGGAGCTTCGGGATCTTCGCGCTCTACCGGTGGGTGCTCGGCATCGGGGTGCTGGTCCTGCTGTACTCGCGCAACGGGTGA
- the bshA gene encoding N-acetyl-alpha-D-glucosaminyl L-malate synthase BshA: MKIGITCYPTYGGSGAMATELGIALAARGHEVHFITYAQPFRLPAFLPRVFFHEVDVGRYPLFEYPPYDLALAVRMHEVVRSAHLDVLHCHYAIPHATSAWIAREMLRETGDDVALVTTLHGTDITIVGQDPSYWAITKFSIEKSDRITAVSKDLQRETVDAFGCAGCAVEVIHNFIDPVVYDRARYPGALGGLAAAPGKVLMHISNFRPVKRTVDVVRTFAHVADAMPATLVMVGDGPDRGLAQDEARALGIADRVQFLGRIDTVAPLLAGADLFLLPSENESFGLSALEALACGVPVVASGAGGIPEVIQDGVTGALRPVGDTAAMGAAAIDILRDDSRWARMSAAAAADARARFSEDRIIGQYEATYEDALAVAASRRRANAGGA; this comes from the coding sequence GTGAAGATCGGCATCACCTGTTATCCCACGTACGGCGGCTCCGGGGCGATGGCCACCGAGCTTGGCATCGCGCTCGCCGCCCGCGGGCACGAGGTGCACTTCATCACCTATGCGCAGCCCTTCCGGCTGCCGGCGTTCCTGCCGCGGGTCTTCTTCCACGAGGTGGACGTGGGCCGGTACCCGCTCTTCGAGTACCCGCCGTACGACCTGGCCCTGGCGGTCCGCATGCACGAGGTGGTGCGCTCGGCGCACCTGGACGTGCTGCACTGCCACTATGCCATTCCCCACGCCACCAGCGCCTGGATCGCGCGCGAGATGCTGCGCGAGACCGGCGACGACGTGGCGCTCGTGACCACGCTGCACGGCACCGACATCACCATCGTCGGCCAGGACCCGTCGTACTGGGCCATCACGAAGTTCTCGATCGAGAAGTCCGATCGCATCACGGCCGTCTCGAAGGACCTGCAGCGTGAGACGGTCGACGCCTTCGGCTGCGCCGGCTGCGCGGTGGAGGTCATCCACAACTTCATCGACCCGGTGGTCTACGACCGCGCGCGGTACCCCGGGGCGCTCGGGGGCCTGGCCGCGGCGCCGGGCAAGGTGCTGATGCACATCAGCAACTTCCGCCCGGTGAAGCGCACGGTGGACGTGGTGCGCACCTTCGCGCACGTGGCGGACGCCATGCCGGCCACGCTGGTGATGGTCGGCGACGGCCCCGATCGCGGGCTGGCGCAGGACGAGGCACGCGCCCTCGGCATCGCCGACCGCGTCCAGTTTCTCGGACGCATCGACACCGTCGCGCCGCTGCTCGCCGGCGCGGACCTGTTCCTGCTGCCGTCGGAGAACGAGTCGTTCGGCCTCTCGGCGCTCGAGGCGCTGGCGTGCGGGGTGCCGGTGGTGGCCTCCGGGGCGGGCGGCATCCCGGAAGTCATCCAGGATGGGGTGACCGGCGCCCTCAGGCCGGTCGGCGACACCGCGGCGATGGGTGCCGCCGCCATCGACATCCTCCGGGACGACTCGCGCTGGGCGCGGATGAGCGCGGCGGCGGCGGCCGACGCGAGGGCCCGGTTCAGCGAGGATCGCATCATCGGCCAGTACGAGGCCACCTACGAGGATGCTCTGGCCGTCGCCGCGTCCCGCCGGCGCGCCAACGCGGGTGGGGCCTGA